One genomic window of Pseudomonadota bacterium includes the following:
- the groEL gene encoding chaperonin GroEL (60 kDa chaperone family; promotes refolding of misfolded polypeptides especially under stressful conditions; forms two stacked rings of heptamers to form a barrel-shaped 14mer; ends can be capped by GroES; misfolded proteins enter the barrel where they are refolded when GroES binds; many bacteria have multiple copies of the groEL gene which are active under different environmental conditions; the B.japonicum protein in this cluster is expressed constitutively; in Rhodobacter, Corynebacterium and Rhizobium this protein is essential for growth) yields DGAGKKADIKGRVEQIRKQIEDTKSDYDKEKLQERLAKLVGGVAVLKVGAATETEMKEKKDRVEDALNATRAAVEEGIVPGGGVALLRSIDALVKVEVLDDERVGVNIVRRALEEPMRQIANNAGVEGSIVVQRVAEGKGAFGYNAATDAYEDLVKAGIIDPTKVVRTALQNATSVAGLMITTEAAIAERPKKEGAGGGGMPGGGMGGGMGGMGGMM; encoded by the coding sequence TCGACGGCGCCGGGAAGAAGGCGGACATCAAGGGGCGCGTGGAGCAGATCCGCAAGCAGATCGAGGACACGAAGTCGGACTACGACAAGGAGAAGCTCCAGGAGCGGCTCGCGAAGCTCGTCGGCGGCGTGGCGGTGCTCAAGGTCGGCGCCGCGACCGAGACCGAGATGAAGGAGAAGAAGGATCGCGTCGAGGACGCGCTGAACGCGACGCGCGCGGCCGTCGAAGAGGGGATCGTCCCCGGCGGCGGCGTGGCGCTTCTGCGATCGATCGACGCGCTCGTCAAGGTCGAGGTGCTCGACGACGAGAGGGTCGGGGTGAACATCGTGCGCCGGGCGCTCGAGGAGCCGATGCGGCAGATCGCGAACAACGCGGGCGTCGAGGGCTCGATCGTCGTGCAGCGCGTCGCCGAGGGCAAGGGCGCGTTCGGCTACAACGCCGCGACCGACGCCTACGAGGATCTCGTCAAGGCGGGGATCATCGATCCGACCAAGGTCGTGCGCACCGCGCTGCAGAACGCGACGTCCGTGGCCGGCCTCATGATCACCACCGAGGCCGCGATCGCCGAGAGGCCGAAGAAGGAAGGCGCCGGCGGCGGCGGCATGCCGGGCGGCGGCATGGGCGGCGGCATGGGCGGCATGGGCGGCATGATGTAG